GATGTCGAGGCCAACCGCGCGCATCCCCCCGGCCTGCGTCGACGCCACGGCCCCGGTGGCGGTGCCGGCGGCCGTCGCCCTCGTCGGTGCGCCTGCGTGTGCGGTGCTCACCGCGTCCACCCTGCCTCTCGCAGCAGCTCGGTGACAGCGGCCACGCCCGGTCCGGACGAGCCGCGGGTGCTGATGGTGGCCAGCCCGACGTCGTGGCCGCCCGGCCAGCCCCACTCGACCACGACCGCGGTGCGCCCCGACGAGGCCAGCGAGCGGAGGAAGGCCAGCACCTCGGGGCGCCGGTGGGCGTCGCGGACCTGCACCACGAGCGGGACGTCGTCGGGCACGTCGTCCGGGACACCGCCTGGCAGCGCGGCCGGGTCGAGGCGATGGTCGGGTGCCAGTCCCCACGCCACCTCGCCGACGGCGATGTTGGCGACGGTCTCGACGCTGAGGACGATCGCGCCCGGGAGGCCGGGCAGCCGCCCGTCGACCGTCGTCGCGCGGATCGCCGCCCCGACCTGCCGGTCGGCGTCGGGACCATCGGTGGCGCCGACGGACGACGCGGCCGGGGCCGGCTGCATCGCGTGGACGCGTGATGCCGCGTCCTGCAGCCGGGCGAGCGGGAGCCGACCCTCCGCGACGGCGCGGACGACCGCGTCGCGGACCTCCTCGACCAGCGAGGCGGGCTTGTCGGGACCGATGCACAGCAGGTCGCAGCCGGCGGCGAGGGCGCGTACGGACGCCTCCGGGACGCCGAGCTCCGCCGAGGCGCCCGCCATGTCGAGGGCGTCGCTGACGATCACGCCGTCGAAGCCGAGGCGCTCGCGCAGCAGGGCGAGCACCGCCGGGCTGAGGGTCGCCGGACGGTCCGGGTCGATCGCCGGCACCACGATGTGGCTCGTCATCACGGCGGCGATCCCGCTGTCCACCGCTGCGGCGAACGGCACGAGCTCACGCTCGGCGAGCGTGGTGGCGTCCACGTCGATGCGCGGCAGCGCGAGGTGGCTGTCGGTGGCGGTGTCGCCGTGGCCGGGGAAGTGCTTGGCGCACGCGGCGACCCCGGTGGACTGGAGTCCCCGGGTCCAGGCGGCCGTGTGGGCGGCGACCTGCCGGGCGTCCGCGCCGAAGCTGCGGGTGCCGATGACGGGGTTGTCGGGGTCGCAGTTGACGTCGGCGTCGGGGGCCAGGTCGAGGGTGATCCCGACGGCGGCCAGCTCGGCGCCCACCCACCGCCCGACCGCCTCGGTCAGGTCGAGGTCGTCAGCGGCGCCGAGCGCCGCGGCGCCCAGGACCGGGCTGGGGGTTCGCGTGTGGAGCCGGCTGACGTCGCCGCCCTCCTCGTCCACCGCGATGACGGCGCGGGGGTTGGCGGCGGTGACGGCGGCGCTGAGCGCGGCGATGCTGTCGGGGCCGTCGGCGGTGTTGCTGCCGAAGTAGCAGACGCCGCCGAGCCCCTGCTCGAGCAGCTCGCGGTAGTCGTCGGGCAGCGTGGTGCCCTCGAACCCGGGCAGCAGCACCTGCAGCGCCAGGCGGTCCACGGAGGTCTCCAGTGCGGCGCTCATCCCTTGACGGCCCCGGCGGTGAGGCCGCTGGTCATCCGGCTCTGGACGACGAGGAAGAAGATGATGACCGGGATCGCGATGAGCGAGGAGCCGGCCATGATGCCGCCCCAGTCGGTGCCGCGGT
This genomic stretch from Nocardioides renjunii harbors:
- a CDS encoding glycoside hydrolase family 3 protein, whose amino-acid sequence is MSAALETSVDRLALQVLLPGFEGTTLPDDYRELLEQGLGGVCYFGSNTADGPDSIAALSAAVTAANPRAVIAVDEEGGDVSRLHTRTPSPVLGAAALGAADDLDLTEAVGRWVGAELAAVGITLDLAPDADVNCDPDNPVIGTRSFGADARQVAAHTAAWTRGLQSTGVAACAKHFPGHGDTATDSHLALPRIDVDATTLAERELVPFAAAVDSGIAAVMTSHIVVPAIDPDRPATLSPAVLALLRERLGFDGVIVSDALDMAGASAELGVPEASVRALAAGCDLLCIGPDKPASLVEEVRDAVVRAVAEGRLPLARLQDAASRVHAMQPAPAASSVGATDGPDADRQVGAAIRATTVDGRLPGLPGAIVLSVETVANIAVGEVAWGLAPDHRLDPAALPGGVPDDVPDDVPLVVQVRDAHRRPEVLAFLRSLASSGRTAVVVEWGWPGGHDVGLATISTRGSSGPGVAAVTELLREAGWTR